One genomic segment of Danio aesculapii chromosome 15, fDanAes4.1, whole genome shotgun sequence includes these proteins:
- the LOC130241523 gene encoding cytochrome P450 2G1-like encodes MELSSSLLLVLVLSVLMLIRWKRKESGLSLPPGPLALPLIGNLLTLEKSAPFKSFMKWSKTYGPVMTVHIGTQRMVVLVGYETVKEALVEQAEDFASRAPIPFTNRVLRGYGLIISNGERWRQLRRFTLTTLRDFGMGRKRMEQWIQEESRYLVKSFEETKSKPVDPLLFMSRAVSNVICSLVFGQRFDYEDKNFLQLLQIISNLMRFASSPWGQLYNIFPKVMELLPGRHHTMFGEIDDLKSSIMTIIKEHEKNLDSSDPKDFIDCFLIRLNQEKHNPDTEFHKENMFATSLNLFTAGTETTSTTLRYALMLLIKHPHIQEQMQKEIDRVIGQNRIPTMEDRKSLPFTDAVIHEVQRCLDIAPLNVPHYALKDITFRGYKIPKDTVIIPMLHSVLRDEGHWETPWTFNPEHFLDSNGNFKKNPAFMPFSAGKRVCVGESLARMEIFLFIVSLLQKFSFSSPNGPDSIDPSPELSSFGNMPRHYELIASPR; translated from the exons ATGGAGCTCTCAAGCTCACTGCTGCTGGTTTTGGTCTTGAGCGTGTTGATGTTGATTAGATGGAAGAGGAAGGAGAGCGGACTTTCTTTGCCCCCGGGGCCACTGGCACTTCCACTGATTGGAAACTTACTAACACTGGAAAAAAGTGCACCATTTAAGAGCTTTATGAAG TGGAGTAAAACCTATGGGCCTGTGATGACGGTGCACATCGGGACTCAGAGAATGGTGGTTCTGGTGGGTTATGAAACAGTGAAAGAGGCTCTGGTGGAGCAGGCTGAAGACTTTGCATCGAGAGCTCCCATTCCTTTTACTAACAGAGTTCTAAGAGGCTATG GTCTGATCATCAGCAATGGAGAACGCTGGCGTCAGCTGAGGCGGTTCACTCTCACCACACTGAGGGATTTTGGAATGGGACGCAAACGAATGGAGCAGTGGATTCAAGAAGAGAGCAGATACTTGGTCAAGAGTTTTGAAGAAACCAAAT CCAAACCAGTTGATCCATTACTCTTCATGAGCCGGGCTGTGTCCAACGTCATCTGCTCCCTGGTGTTTGGGCAGCGCTTTGATTATGAAGACAAAAACTTCCTGCAGTTGCTCCAGATCATCTCCAACCTCATGCGATTTGCAAGCAGCCCTTGGGGACAG CTGTACAACATCTTCCCTAAAGTCATGGAGCTCTTACCTGGTAGACATCATACCATGTTTGGAGAGATTGATGATCTCAAATCCTCCATAATGACAATTATCAAGGAGCATGAGAAGAATTTGGATTCCAGTGACCCAAAGGACTTTATTGACTGCTTCCTTATTAGGCTCAATCAG GAGAAACACAATCCTGACACAGAGTTCCACAAGGAAAACATGTTTGCAACCTCTTTAAATCTGTTTACAGCCGGTACAGAAACCACCAGCACAACTTTAAGATACGCTCTAATGCTTCTGATCAAGCACCCTCACATACAGG AGCAAATGCAGAAGGAGATAGATCGGGTTATTGGACAGAACAGAATTCCTACAATGGAGGACAGAAAGTCTCTCCCCTTCACTGATGCTGTGATCCATGAAGTACAGCGCTGTCTGGACATTGCACCACTGAACGTTCCCCATTATGCCCTGAAAGACATCACTTTCAGGGGCTATAAAATCCCCAAG GACACAGTAATTATTCCCATGCTGCACTCTGTCCTAAGGGATGAGGGACATTGGGAAACCCCTTGGACATTTAACCCAGAGCACTTTCTGGATTCCAATGGCAACTTTAAGAAGAATCCCGCCTTTATGCCCTTTTCTGCAG gtaaacgtgtgtgtgtgggtgaatcTCTGGCTCGTATGGAGATCTTTCTGTTCATCGTGTCCCTGCTTCAGAAGTTCAGCTTCAGTAGTCCTAATGGTCCAGACAGCATAGACCCCAGTCCTGAACTCAGCAGCTTTGGCAACATGCCTCGACACTATGAACTCATAGCATCTCCTCGCTAA